In Pseudomonas oryzicola, one DNA window encodes the following:
- a CDS encoding Ku protein, with amino-acid sequence MARAIWKGAISFGLVHIPVALNTAVRTERVDFDWLDKRSMEPVGYKRVNKVTGKDIDKENIVKGVEYEKGRYVVISEEEIRKARPEATQTIDIFSFVDAGDIPLQHFDTPYYLSPDRRGGKVYALLRETLASTGKVALATVVLHTRQHLALLRPLEEALVMITLRWPEEVRGLETLELDSSVTEAKVDKRELDMAKRLVEDMSGAWSPDDYHDAFRQTILDLVEEKASKGKIEMVETGEASATEKGADIIDLTELLKRSLGGKGGAAGKKKPAPEKKPAKRTRKAS; translated from the coding sequence ATGGCAAGGGCAATCTGGAAAGGCGCCATCAGTTTTGGCCTCGTGCACATCCCTGTGGCCCTCAATACCGCGGTGCGCACCGAGCGCGTCGACTTCGACTGGCTCGACAAGCGCAGCATGGAACCGGTGGGCTACAAGCGGGTGAACAAGGTGACCGGCAAGGACATCGACAAGGAAAATATCGTCAAAGGGGTCGAGTACGAAAAAGGCCGTTATGTGGTGATCAGCGAAGAAGAGATCCGCAAGGCACGCCCCGAGGCGACCCAGACCATCGACATCTTTTCCTTCGTCGACGCCGGCGATATCCCTCTGCAGCATTTCGACACGCCGTACTACCTCAGCCCCGACCGGCGTGGTGGCAAGGTGTATGCGCTGCTGCGCGAAACCCTGGCCAGCACCGGCAAGGTGGCGCTGGCCACGGTGGTGCTGCACACCCGCCAGCATCTGGCGTTGCTGAGGCCGCTGGAAGAGGCGCTGGTGATGATTACCCTGCGCTGGCCGGAAGAGGTGCGTGGCCTGGAAACGCTGGAGCTGGACAGCAGCGTCACCGAAGCCAAGGTGGACAAGCGCGAACTGGACATGGCCAAACGGCTGGTCGAGGACATGAGCGGCGCCTGGTCGCCCGACGACTATCATGACGCCTTCCGCCAGACCATTCTCGACCTGGTGGAAGAAAAGGCCAGCAAAGGCAAGATCGAAATGGTGGAAACAGGCGAGGCAAGCGCAACCGAAAAAGGCGCGGACATCATCGACCTTACCGAACTGCTCAAGCGCAGCCTTGGCGGCAAGGGCGGGGCGGCAGGCAAGAAGAAGCCAGCGCCAGAGAAGAAGCCTGCCAAGCGTACGCGCAAGGCCTCCTGA
- the ligD gene encoding DNA ligase D: MAKPLEEYARKRDFNATPEPSGKPKRTRRAHALQFCIQKHDASHLHYDFRLELDGTLKSWAIPKGPSLDPKVRRLAVHVEDHPLDYADFEGHIPEGHYGAGDVIVWDRGIWEPEGDAREAYAKGKLRFRLQGEKLSGVWNLFRTHMAGKKEQWMLVKSHDSQARSESEYSIVDAQPDSVLSDRTLLPKRSSGKPAKAKPAAGKRSATGKAAPLPELLQPQLATLVDSPPAGDWRYEVKFDGYRILARIDGDDIRLFTRNGHDWSAKMPRQVAALRQLGVDSAWLDGEMVVNNEQGVADFQALQNAFDTDHDEQITYYLFDLPFLGGRDLRQVPLQARRETLRQLLEANDADNLVFSADFDQPVESLLDSACRLDLEGLIGKRVDSSYVGRRSADWIKLKCKKRQEFVIVGFTEPKGSRNGFGALLLALHDNDSGELRYAGKVGTGFSSTTLDSIHARLKPLEIARPALARPPSGAEARGVHWLKPQLLAEVAYAQMTREGIVRHSVFHGLRDDKPATAIDLERAMPGKSLPKPKPAKAVEHFGDLRLTHPDRVIDASSGATKRDVAEYYAEVSRWILPQLKDRPVALVRAPDGLAGELFFQKNAGQLHIPNVLSYDKAEAGQAAMIINRPDTLLGAVQMNMLELHTWNGTDKDFDKPDRFVLDLDPDPALPWKAMLEATQLTLTLLDELGLKVFLKTSGGKGIHVVVPLTRKAGWDEVKDFSHAIVNYLARLFPERLSAVSGPKNRVGRIFIDYLRNGKGATTACAYSLRAREGLPVSVPIWREELTQLKGANQWNIDNLRERLAEIDDPWADMGKVRQSITARMRKLLGQ, encoded by the coding sequence ATGGCCAAGCCCCTCGAGGAATACGCACGCAAACGCGATTTCAACGCCACGCCCGAACCCAGTGGCAAGCCAAAGCGCACCCGGCGCGCCCACGCCCTGCAGTTCTGCATCCAGAAGCACGATGCCAGCCACCTGCATTACGATTTCCGCCTGGAACTGGACGGCACGCTGAAAAGCTGGGCCATCCCGAAAGGCCCATCGCTCGACCCCAAGGTGCGCCGCCTGGCCGTACACGTCGAAGACCACCCGCTGGACTATGCCGACTTCGAAGGCCACATTCCTGAAGGGCACTATGGTGCCGGTGACGTGATTGTCTGGGACCGCGGCATCTGGGAGCCGGAGGGGGATGCCCGCGAAGCCTACGCCAAAGGCAAGCTGCGTTTCCGCCTGCAGGGTGAAAAGCTCAGTGGCGTATGGAACCTCTTCCGCACCCACATGGCCGGCAAGAAGGAACAGTGGATGCTGGTCAAGTCCCACGACAGCCAGGCGCGCAGCGAAAGTGAGTACAGCATCGTCGACGCGCAGCCGGATAGCGTGCTCAGCGACCGTACCCTGCTGCCCAAGCGCAGCAGCGGCAAGCCGGCCAAGGCCAAGCCTGCAGCCGGCAAACGCTCGGCCACTGGCAAAGCTGCGCCGCTGCCAGAGTTGTTGCAGCCGCAGCTGGCCACGCTGGTCGACTCGCCACCGGCGGGTGACTGGCGCTACGAAGTGAAATTCGACGGCTACCGCATCCTGGCGCGCATCGACGGCGATGACATCCGCCTGTTCACCCGCAACGGCCATGACTGGAGCGCGAAAATGCCGCGCCAGGTGGCGGCCCTGCGCCAGCTTGGGGTCGATTCGGCCTGGCTGGATGGGGAGATGGTGGTGAACAACGAGCAGGGGGTGGCGGACTTCCAGGCGCTGCAGAATGCGTTCGACACCGATCACGACGAACAGATCACCTATTACCTGTTCGACTTGCCCTTTCTCGGCGGCCGTGACCTGCGCCAGGTGCCGCTGCAAGCCCGTCGCGAAACGCTGCGCCAGCTGCTCGAAGCCAATGACGCCGACAACCTGGTGTTTTCTGCCGACTTCGACCAGCCGGTGGAGTCGTTACTCGACAGTGCCTGCCGCCTGGACCTGGAGGGTTTGATCGGCAAACGCGTGGACAGCTCTTATGTCGGGCGGCGCAGTGCCGACTGGATCAAGCTCAAGTGCAAGAAACGCCAGGAATTCGTGATCGTCGGCTTTACCGAGCCGAAAGGCAGCCGCAACGGCTTCGGTGCCCTGCTGCTGGCATTGCATGACAACGACAGTGGTGAGTTGCGTTATGCCGGCAAGGTCGGCACCGGCTTCAGCAGCACCACGCTGGACAGCATCCATGCGCGGCTCAAACCGCTCGAAATCGCCAGGCCCGCCCTGGCCAGGCCGCCTAGCGGCGCAGAGGCCCGGGGTGTCCATTGGTTGAAGCCACAGTTGCTGGCCGAAGTGGCCTATGCGCAGATGACCCGCGAAGGGATCGTGCGCCATTCGGTATTTCACGGCCTGCGTGATGACAAACCTGCCACCGCCATCGACCTGGAGCGCGCCATGCCCGGCAAGAGCCTACCCAAACCCAAGCCAGCCAAGGCCGTGGAACATTTCGGTGACTTGCGCCTGACCCACCCGGATCGTGTGATCGACGCCAGCAGTGGCGCCACCAAGCGCGACGTGGCGGAGTACTACGCCGAGGTCAGCCGGTGGATCCTGCCGCAGCTCAAGGACCGCCCGGTGGCCTTGGTGCGCGCCCCCGACGGGTTGGCGGGCGAGCTGTTCTTCCAGAAAAACGCAGGCCAGTTGCACATCCCCAACGTGCTCAGCTACGACAAAGCCGAGGCGGGTCAGGCGGCGATGATCATCAATCGCCCCGACACCCTGCTGGGCGCGGTGCAGATGAACATGCTCGAACTGCACACCTGGAACGGCACCGACAAGGACTTCGACAAGCCCGACCGCTTCGTCCTCGATCTCGACCCGGACCCCGCCCTGCCCTGGAAAGCCATGCTGGAGGCTACCCAGCTGACCCTGACCCTGCTCGACGAGCTGGGCCTGAAGGTGTTTCTGAAGACCAGCGGCGGCAAAGGTATCCATGTGGTCGTGCCGCTGACGCGCAAAGCCGGTTGGGACGAGGTGAAAGACTTCAGCCACGCCATCGTCAATTACCTGGCCAGGCTGTTCCCGGAGCGCCTGAGCGCCGTGTCCGGGCCGAAAAACCGCGTGGGCCGCATCTTCATCGACTACCTGCGTAACGGCAAGGGCGCCACCACTGCCTGCGCCTATTCGCTGCGGGCACGCGAAGGTTTGCCGGTTTCGGTACCGATCTGGCGTGAAGAACTTACCCAGCTGAAGGGCGCCAACCAGTGGAACATCGATAACCTGCGTGAGCGCCTGGCAGAAATCGACGACCCCTGGGCAGACATGGGCAAGGTACGTCAGTCCATCACCGCGCGCATGCGCAAGCTGCTGGGCCAGTAA
- a CDS encoding DUF72 domain-containing protein, which translates to MSEVRIGISGWRYGPWRKDFYPKGLPQDDELAFASRAVNTIEINGSFYSLQTPERYRSWAQATPEDFVFAVKAPRYITHIRRLKTIEQPMANFFASGPLLLGDKLGPFLWQFPPSMKFDEALFQAFLELLPRDRAAARRCAEGCAERLQGNGGTAIEGNQRLRHAVEIRHESFLCEAFVQLLRKHQVALVVADSAGKWPYVEDVTADFVYMRLHGDVELYSSGYTSRALRRWKERIVHWSEGHQAEDAELIVPGPPPKHGPRDVYCYFDNDQKVHAPYDARRLLEKLHLDHHLMTEPGVEPEVDL; encoded by the coding sequence GTGAGCGAAGTGCGCATTGGCATTTCAGGATGGCGCTACGGCCCCTGGCGCAAGGACTTCTACCCCAAGGGCTTGCCCCAGGACGACGAGCTGGCGTTCGCTTCACGGGCAGTGAATACCATCGAGATCAACGGGTCGTTCTATAGCTTGCAGACACCAGAGCGCTATCGCAGCTGGGCTCAGGCAACCCCGGAAGATTTCGTCTTCGCGGTCAAGGCGCCGCGCTACATCACCCATATACGGCGCCTGAAGACTATCGAACAGCCGATGGCGAACTTCTTTGCATCCGGGCCGCTGCTGCTCGGGGACAAGCTGGGGCCGTTCCTGTGGCAGTTCCCGCCCAGCATGAAGTTCGATGAAGCGCTGTTCCAGGCGTTTCTCGAACTGCTGCCGCGCGACCGCGCCGCTGCGCGTCGGTGTGCCGAAGGGTGTGCCGAGCGCCTGCAAGGCAACGGCGGCACCGCGATCGAAGGCAATCAACGCCTGCGCCATGCGGTGGAAATACGCCATGAAAGTTTCCTCTGCGAAGCCTTCGTGCAACTGCTGCGCAAGCATCAGGTGGCGCTGGTGGTGGCCGACAGTGCCGGTAAATGGCCCTATGTGGAAGACGTCACCGCCGACTTCGTCTACATGCGCCTGCATGGCGACGTCGAGCTGTACAGCAGCGGTTATACGTCACGTGCGTTGCGCCGTTGGAAAGAGCGCATCGTGCACTGGAGCGAAGGCCACCAGGCCGAGGATGCCGAGCTGATCGTGCCAGGCCCGCCGCCAAAACATGGGCCGCGTGACGTCTATTGCTATTTCGACAATGACCAGAAGGTACATGCCCCGTATGACGCCCGACGACTGCTGGAAAAGCTCCATCTGGATCACCACCTGATGACTGAACCCGGCGTGGAACCCGAGGTGGACCTGTGA
- a CDS encoding ATP-dependent Clp protease proteolytic subunit — protein MPRHIIHFTGPINSSTCGNLIGTCAKALQQGAELLQLNIATMGGECSYGFTLYNFLRGLPVPLHTHNLGTVESMGNILFLAGEHRTACAHSKFLFHPFHWTLHGSVDHSRMAEYAMSLDYDLRLYAQIVAERTEGSTEVLDVPRYLMAYPRILGPREALESGMIHAIDELPIEADACQWSVHA, from the coding sequence ATGCCCAGACACATCATCCACTTTACCGGCCCGATCAATTCCTCCACCTGTGGCAACCTCATCGGCACCTGTGCCAAAGCCCTGCAACAGGGCGCCGAACTCTTGCAGCTGAACATTGCCACCATGGGTGGTGAATGCAGCTATGGCTTCACCTTGTACAACTTCCTGCGCGGGCTGCCGGTCCCCCTGCACACGCATAACCTGGGGACCGTGGAGTCGATGGGCAACATTCTGTTCCTGGCCGGCGAACACCGTACCGCCTGCGCCCACAGCAAGTTCCTGTTCCACCCGTTCCACTGGACACTGCACGGTTCGGTGGACCATTCGCGCATGGCCGAATACGCCATGAGCCTGGATTACGACTTGCGCCTGTACGCGCAGATTGTCGCCGAGCGGACCGAGGGCAGCACCGAGGTGCTGGACGTGCCGCGCTACCTGATGGCGTATCCACGCATTCTGGGCCCGCGCGAGGCGCTGGAGAGCGGCATGATTCACGCCATCGACGAACTGCCGATCGAGGCCGATGCCTGCCAATGGAGCGTGCATGCCTGA
- a CDS encoding phosphotransferase system, HPr-related protein — protein MSRPDDPKPYTPTEIDDTEDRMGSVLELDFSDRLDDREGRAGDERPPQEVAQEFPARRVAQSGMTGGETLSDSLHEDNVTYDDLSPDTLLDESGARDPHEPGHGGPADKSLRRVDAGEIGGGIGLDEAELARSAPLDGQPWSDDVIDEDEEGKP, from the coding sequence ATGTCCAGACCTGATGATCCCAAACCCTACACGCCGACCGAAATCGACGATACCGAAGACCGCATGGGCAGTGTGCTCGAGCTGGACTTCAGTGATCGCCTCGACGATCGCGAGGGGCGGGCGGGTGATGAGCGGCCGCCGCAGGAAGTCGCCCAGGAGTTCCCGGCCCGCCGCGTTGCGCAAAGTGGCATGACCGGTGGCGAGACGCTGAGCGACAGCTTGCACGAAGACAACGTGACTTACGACGACCTCAGCCCGGACACCCTGCTGGACGAATCCGGGGCGCGTGACCCGCACGAGCCAGGCCATGGCGGCCCGGCCGACAAGTCCCTGCGCCGCGTTGACGCCGGGGAGATTGGCGGCGGCATCGGGCTCGATGAAGCCGAGCTGGCCCGCTCCGCGCCGCTGGATGGCCAGCCGTGGAGTGATGATGTAATCGACGAAGACGAGGAGGGCAAGCCATGA
- a CDS encoding 5'-methylthioadenosine/S-adenosylhomocysteine nucleosidase family protein: MILTQQFPDISLVDTLFVFALEAEAGSVFAGMNSVFTGIGKVNAAIALTRAIAANKPRLIVNLGSAGSLRHGKGEVVCCTRFVQRDMDVTPLGFARYETPLSDIPVLLEHGVEIPGLPVETCGSGDSFEINHGDAPYDVVDMEAYVLALIARSEGIPFVCLKYISDDAGSDAAGDWAVQVHLAAEAFKRVLFSQA; this comes from the coding sequence ATGATCTTGACCCAGCAATTCCCTGATATTTCCCTGGTTGACACCTTGTTCGTCTTCGCCCTCGAGGCCGAGGCGGGAAGCGTGTTCGCCGGGATGAACAGCGTGTTCACCGGCATCGGCAAGGTCAATGCCGCCATTGCCCTGACGCGAGCCATCGCCGCCAACAAGCCCAGGCTGATCGTCAACCTGGGGTCGGCTGGCAGCCTGCGTCATGGCAAGGGCGAAGTGGTGTGCTGCACCCGCTTCGTGCAACGTGACATGGACGTGACCCCGCTGGGCTTCGCCCGTTACGAAACGCCGCTGTCGGATATCCCGGTGCTGCTAGAGCACGGCGTGGAGATCCCGGGCCTGCCCGTGGAAACCTGCGGCAGCGGCGACAGCTTCGAGATCAACCACGGCGACGCGCCGTACGACGTGGTCGATATGGAGGCCTATGTGCTGGCCTTGATCGCGCGCAGCGAGGGCATTCCCTTCGTCTGCCTGAAATACATCTCCGACGATGCCGGCAGCGATGCGGCCGGAGACTGGGCGGTGCAGGTGCACCTGGCGGCAGAGGCATTCAAGCGGGTGCTGTTCAGCCAGGCGTGA
- a CDS encoding SDR family oxidoreductase — protein sequence MPNKPHDQFSMQNPLTQYPHPPFPAQGQPAPGLDVNMQPKPDHGEATYKGFGRLAGRKALITGADSGIGRAVAIAFAREGADIALNYMPIEQPDAREVIKLIEAEGRKVVAIAGDLKDEQFCKALVEQAHEQLGGLDILVNVAGKQEARKDISQITHEQFDHTLKTNVYALFWLCQAAVPLMPAGATIINTASIQSYQPSATLLDYATTKAAIVAFTKALAKQVIERGIRVNAVAPGPIWTVLQPSGGQPPEKIPEFGAQTPMKRPGQPAECAPVYVLLASQESSYITGEVFGVTGGNPLP from the coding sequence ATGCCCAACAAACCCCACGACCAGTTCAGCATGCAGAACCCGCTGACCCAGTACCCGCACCCACCGTTCCCCGCCCAGGGCCAACCTGCGCCGGGCCTGGACGTCAACATGCAGCCCAAGCCCGACCACGGCGAGGCCACCTACAAGGGGTTCGGCCGCCTGGCCGGGCGCAAGGCGCTGATTACCGGCGCCGATTCGGGCATCGGCCGTGCAGTTGCCATTGCCTTTGCTCGCGAGGGGGCCGACATTGCGCTGAACTACATGCCCATCGAACAACCCGATGCCCGCGAAGTGATCAAGCTGATCGAAGCCGAAGGCCGCAAGGTGGTTGCGATTGCCGGCGACCTGAAGGACGAGCAGTTCTGCAAGGCGCTGGTCGAGCAGGCCCACGAACAGCTCGGCGGGCTGGACATCCTGGTCAACGTCGCCGGCAAGCAGGAGGCGCGCAAGGACATCAGCCAGATCACCCACGAGCAATTCGACCACACCCTGAAAACCAACGTCTACGCGCTGTTCTGGCTGTGCCAGGCCGCGGTGCCGCTGATGCCGGCGGGCGCGACCATCATCAACACCGCCTCGATCCAGTCCTACCAGCCCTCGGCCACCTTGCTCGACTATGCCACCACCAAGGCCGCCATCGTCGCCTTCACCAAGGCCTTGGCCAAGCAGGTGATCGAACGCGGCATCCGGGTCAATGCCGTGGCCCCGGGGCCGATCTGGACCGTGCTGCAGCCCAGCGGCGGCCAGCCTCCGGAGAAAATCCCCGAATTCGGCGCACAAACGCCAATGAAGCGCCCCGGCCAGCCGGCCGAATGCGCGCCGGTTTACGTCCTGCTGGCCAGCCAGGAGTCCAGCTACATCACCGGCGAGGTGTTCGGCGTGACCGGCGGCAATCCGTTGCCATAG
- a CDS encoding metallothionein yields the protein MSELRCACSECTCTVDAAPQDGKAYCCEACATGHRNGEPCRMPGCNCAQAAQPKESNVDNALDETFPASDPISP from the coding sequence ATGAGCGAATTACGATGCGCCTGTAGCGAATGTACCTGTACGGTGGACGCCGCCCCCCAGGATGGCAAGGCCTACTGCTGTGAGGCCTGTGCTACCGGGCACCGCAACGGTGAACCCTGCCGCATGCCGGGCTGTAACTGCGCGCAGGCCGCGCAGCCGAAGGAGAGCAATGTGGACAACGCCCTGGACGAAACCTTCCCGGCGAGCGATCCGATTTCGCCGTGA
- a CDS encoding lysylphosphatidylglycerol synthase domain-containing protein, producing the protein MERKRWHTWAKRLFTLLFLVLIPVLLFTLARNLDWDEVRQSLLAYKPGSLAVGMVMALCSFLIFASYDLLARSYIGHTLPARQVLPVAFVCYAFNLNFTTWVGGVALRYRLYSRLGLDTPTITRILTLGLLTNWMGYMLLAGGIFALRLVELPSSWPVGTGGLQLIGFVLLAITFAYLVACGTASKRTWQWRDHELTLPSLRLALCQVALGASNWAVMALLIDWLLPDQAFYPSVLGVLLISCVAGVVAHIPAGLGVLETVFLGLLHGQFGQGSLVAALLAYRTLYYLIPLVLAVMTYLILEKRAKAMRRREKPA; encoded by the coding sequence ATGGAACGAAAGCGTTGGCATACCTGGGCAAAGCGCCTGTTCACCCTGCTGTTCCTGGTCCTCATACCGGTGCTGCTGTTTACCTTGGCGCGCAATCTGGACTGGGACGAAGTACGGCAGTCCTTGCTCGCCTACAAGCCGGGCAGCCTGGCGGTCGGGATGGTCATGGCCCTGTGCAGCTTCCTGATCTTTGCCAGCTATGACCTGCTCGCGCGCAGCTATATCGGCCATACGCTGCCCGCGCGGCAGGTGCTGCCGGTGGCCTTCGTGTGCTATGCCTTCAACCTCAATTTCACCACCTGGGTAGGCGGCGTGGCCTTGCGCTATCGGCTGTACAGCCGCCTTGGGCTGGATACGCCGACCATCACCCGCATCCTCACCCTCGGCCTGCTGACCAACTGGATGGGCTACATGCTGCTTGCCGGCGGTATATTCGCCTTGCGCCTGGTGGAGCTGCCCTCGAGCTGGCCGGTCGGTACTGGCGGGCTGCAGCTGATCGGCTTCGTGCTGCTGGCCATCACCTTCGCCTACCTGGTGGCTTGTGGCACGGCCAGCAAGCGAACCTGGCAATGGCGCGACCATGAACTGACCTTGCCTTCCCTGCGCCTGGCGCTATGCCAGGTGGCGCTCGGTGCCAGCAACTGGGCGGTAATGGCGTTGCTGATCGACTGGCTACTGCCTGACCAGGCGTTCTACCCGTCGGTTCTTGGCGTCCTGCTGATCAGTTGCGTGGCGGGCGTGGTGGCGCACATCCCGGCCGGGCTGGGCGTGCTGGAAACCGTTTTCCTCGGCTTGCTACACGGCCAGTTCGGCCAAGGAAGCCTGGTAGCTGCCCTGCTGGCGTACCGCACGTTGTACTACCTGATTCCGCTGGTGCTAGCGGTGATGACTTACCTGATACTGGAAAAGCGCGCCAAGGCCATGCGCCGGCGCGAAAAACCGGCTTGA
- a CDS encoding low affinity iron permease family protein yields the protein MKFDRFAQWLANWTGRPLSFAIALLLIMAWALTGPLFDYNDTWQLVINTSTTIITFLMVFLIQNTQNRDNDELHIKIDELLRTTRRAHKALLDLEDMDPAELHALRKQYQRMGEREEGRDRRHDPPAD from the coding sequence ATGAAATTCGACCGTTTCGCGCAATGGCTGGCGAACTGGACCGGCCGCCCGCTGAGTTTCGCCATTGCCCTGTTGCTGATAATGGCCTGGGCCTTGACCGGGCCGTTGTTCGATTACAACGACACCTGGCAACTGGTGATCAACACCTCGACCACCATCATCACGTTCCTGATGGTGTTCCTCATCCAGAACACGCAAAACCGCGACAACGACGAACTGCACATCAAGATCGACGAACTGCTGCGCACGACCAGACGCGCGCACAAGGCATTACTCGACCTGGAGGACATGGACCCTGCCGAACTGCATGCGCTGCGCAAGCAGTACCAACGCATGGGCGAGCGCGAGGAGGGTCGCGACCGGCGACATGACCCGCCCGCAGACTGA
- a CDS encoding endonuclease/exonuclease/phosphatase family protein, with amino-acid sequence MNKTLPTPHCIIDKITAVHRLNVLTLNVHKGFTFFNRRFILPELREAVRATGADLVFLQEVHGSHQQHAVRHPAWPDTPQYEFLADSMWPQFAYGRNAVYPHGDHGNALLSKFPIARFDNLDVSVQGNEQRGLLHCQLEVPGHEQVHAVCVHLGLREAHRQSQVKLLLELLDRLPAHAPVIIAGDFNDWRLKADAVLSRRLIEAFGERFGTPARSFPARMPLLRLDRIYLRNAMPCKAQVLSSYPWSHLSDHAPLAAEITL; translated from the coding sequence GTGAACAAGACCTTGCCCACCCCCCATTGCATCATCGACAAGATCACGGCAGTGCATCGGCTGAACGTGCTTACACTCAACGTGCACAAGGGCTTCACCTTCTTCAATCGGCGCTTCATCCTGCCCGAGCTGCGCGAAGCCGTACGCGCCACCGGCGCTGATCTGGTGTTCCTGCAGGAAGTGCATGGCAGCCACCAGCAGCATGCCGTTCGCCACCCCGCATGGCCGGACACGCCACAATACGAGTTTCTGGCCGACAGCATGTGGCCGCAGTTCGCCTACGGACGCAACGCCGTTTACCCCCACGGCGACCATGGCAATGCCCTGCTGTCGAAGTTCCCGATCGCCCGCTTCGACAACCTGGACGTTTCTGTCCAGGGCAACGAACAGCGCGGCCTGTTGCATTGTCAACTGGAGGTACCCGGCCATGAGCAGGTACATGCGGTGTGCGTGCACCTCGGCCTGCGCGAGGCGCATCGGCAGAGCCAGGTGAAGCTGCTGCTCGAATTGCTCGACCGTTTGCCAGCGCACGCGCCGGTGATCATTGCCGGTGACTTCAATGACTGGCGGCTGAAGGCGGATGCGGTGCTGTCCCGGCGCCTCATCGAAGCCTTTGGCGAGCGGTTCGGTACCCCGGCGCGCAGTTTTCCTGCGCGCATGCCCCTGTTGCGGCTGGACCGCATCTACCTGCGCAATGCCATGCCCTGCAAGGCGCAAGTGCTGTCCAGCTACCCGTGGTCGCACCTGTCCGACCACGCCCCCCTGGCTGCGGAGATCACGCTGTGA
- the clsB gene encoding cardiolipin synthase ClsB: MKRPWVDGNCVELLINGEAFYPRVFEAIGQAREEVLLETFIIFDDKVGQQLQRVLIDAAQRGVRVEVVADGYGSADLPGSFIAAMTDAGVSFHLFDPQPRLAGMRTNLFRRLHRKIVVIDGERAFIGGINYSADHLGDFGPMAKQDYAVEVTGPVVAQVHAVSRRLMSPVLEPPSEVRPVTAPTGDITAVLVERDNGQRSNAIEAYYLEALRNARRRVVVANAYFFPGYRLLRELRNAARRGVEVSLIMQGQPDMRWVRALSRLLYNYLLRDGVRIHEYCERPLHGKVALVDDEWSTVGSSNLDPLSLAFNLEANLFIRDRRFNQQLHQHLTSLANEQCKPVTLERMVRGYWWRAPLIFLCFHVIRQFPRIAGWLPAHRKRLKSLQPEVETQGDLHEGNT; encoded by the coding sequence GTGAAAAGACCCTGGGTGGATGGCAACTGCGTAGAGCTGCTGATCAACGGCGAGGCGTTCTACCCCCGCGTATTCGAGGCCATCGGCCAGGCACGGGAAGAAGTCCTGCTGGAAACCTTCATCATCTTCGACGACAAGGTCGGCCAGCAGCTGCAACGGGTGCTGATCGATGCAGCGCAGCGCGGAGTGCGGGTGGAGGTAGTAGCCGATGGCTACGGTAGCGCAGACCTGCCCGGCAGCTTCATCGCCGCGATGACCGATGCCGGGGTCAGCTTTCACCTGTTCGATCCCCAGCCACGCCTGGCGGGCATGCGCACCAACCTGTTCCGGCGCCTGCATCGCAAGATCGTGGTCATCGACGGCGAACGGGCGTTCATCGGCGGTATCAACTACAGTGCGGATCACCTGGGCGATTTCGGGCCCATGGCCAAGCAGGACTATGCCGTGGAAGTCACCGGCCCGGTGGTGGCGCAGGTGCATGCCGTCAGCCGTCGCCTGATGTCGCCTGTGCTCGAGCCACCCAGCGAGGTGCGCCCGGTCACCGCCCCCACCGGCGATATCACTGCGGTACTGGTTGAGCGTGACAACGGTCAGCGCAGTAACGCCATCGAAGCGTATTACCTGGAAGCCTTGCGCAATGCCCGCCGACGCGTGGTGGTGGCCAATGCCTACTTCTTCCCCGGTTATCGGCTATTGCGCGAGCTGCGCAATGCCGCCCGGCGTGGTGTCGAGGTATCCCTGATCATGCAGGGCCAGCCGGACATGCGCTGGGTCCGGGCACTTTCCCGGCTGCTGTACAACTACTTGCTGCGCGACGGCGTGCGCATTCATGAATACTGCGAAAGGCCCCTGCACGGCAAGGTTGCCCTGGTGGACGATGAGTGGTCCACGGTTGGTTCCAGCAACCTCGACCCGCTGAGCCTGGCCTTTAACCTCGAAGCCAACCTGTTCATCCGCGACCGCCGCTTCAACCAGCAGTTGCATCAGCACCTGACATCGCTGGCCAACGAACAATGCAAGCCCGTCACCCTCGAGCGCATGGTGCGTGGCTACTGGTGGCGGGCGCCGTTGATATTCCTGTGCTTCCACGTGATCCGCCAGTTCCCGCGCATTGCCGGCTGGCTACCCGCACACCGCAAGCGCCTGAAGTCGCTGCAGCCGGAAGTCGAGACGCAAGGCGACCTGCACGAGGGCAATACCTGA